Proteins encoded in a region of the Flavobacterium sp. MDT1-60 genome:
- a CDS encoding glycoside hydrolase family 97 protein — MKNYLILPALILSVSIGYSQKNKNAYELASPNGQNKIKFELVKNAPKYAVSHGKTEVITPSDMGFLLKGNENLSSDFEIKNVKNTSFDETWEQVWGEKKNIRNHYNQLSVELQQKSGNKRKLEIQFRAFDDGIAFRYVYPKQNVKDSIFIMDEKTTFNLKEDGKAWWIPANRENRDEYLFKDAPVSTLDTVLTPLTIESKSGLALSFHEANLVDFASMTLVNTTGTQLKSDLVPWADGVKVRVKDTFTSSWRTLQIGENPGDLITSYLILNLNDPNKLKNTSYFKPYKYFGIWWGMHIGKYTFWESEKQGATTKHAEEYIDFTAKEGFHHLLIEGWNKGWTPAWYENHMHMFSFTKSADNFDLEKVVEYGKKKDVELIGYHETGSNLINYLKQVDEGFALYKKLGMHSVKIGHVGSKLNMKENHFGQFGVNYFRYILEKAAQYDLAVLYHESIKDTGERRTFPNMVSREAARGQEYNAWSEGNPPNHLTIIPFTRLLSGPMDFTPGIFDVEVKQGYPGKRVHGTAAQQLALYVTIYAPIQMMADLPENYEGKPALQFLKDVPTDWEDTKVLEGKIGEYITTARKDRNSADWYLGTITNENARDVNVSLSFLDPNATYEAQIYADAEGTDETHNPAEIAISKKTVKASDVLKLHLGGAGGTAIRFKKL; from the coding sequence ATGAAAAATTACCTGATTCTTCCCGCTTTAATCCTTTCCGTTTCGATTGGATACAGTCAAAAAAATAAAAATGCTTACGAACTGGCTTCGCCAAACGGGCAGAATAAAATAAAATTCGAGCTGGTAAAAAATGCTCCCAAATATGCTGTTTCACACGGAAAAACCGAAGTGATTACACCATCAGACATGGGGTTTTTACTGAAAGGAAATGAAAATTTAAGTTCGGACTTCGAAATCAAAAATGTGAAAAACACTTCGTTTGATGAAACCTGGGAACAGGTTTGGGGAGAAAAGAAAAACATCAGAAATCACTATAATCAGCTTTCTGTTGAATTACAGCAAAAAAGCGGAAACAAACGTAAATTAGAAATTCAGTTTCGTGCGTTTGATGACGGAATCGCTTTTAGATACGTGTATCCAAAACAAAATGTAAAAGACAGTATTTTCATCATGGATGAAAAAACGACTTTTAACTTAAAAGAAGATGGAAAAGCATGGTGGATTCCGGCAAACAGAGAAAACCGTGATGAATATCTTTTTAAGGATGCGCCGGTAAGTACGCTTGATACCGTTTTGACACCGCTAACAATCGAAAGTAAAAGCGGACTGGCATTGAGTTTTCATGAAGCCAATTTGGTAGATTTCGCCAGTATGACTTTGGTCAATACAACCGGAACACAATTAAAATCTGATTTAGTCCCGTGGGCTGATGGGGTAAAAGTGCGTGTAAAAGATACTTTTACTTCTTCGTGGAGAACGCTTCAAATTGGAGAGAATCCTGGGGATTTAATTACTTCTTATTTGATTCTAAACCTGAATGATCCAAACAAATTAAAAAACACCAGCTACTTCAAACCTTATAAATATTTCGGAATTTGGTGGGGAATGCACATCGGAAAATATACATTTTGGGAAAGCGAAAAACAAGGCGCAACTACCAAACATGCTGAAGAATATATTGATTTTACAGCCAAAGAAGGATTTCATCATTTATTGATCGAAGGCTGGAACAAAGGCTGGACACCGGCCTGGTATGAAAACCACATGCACATGTTTAGTTTCACTAAAAGTGCCGATAATTTCGATTTAGAAAAAGTAGTGGAATACGGAAAGAAAAAAGACGTCGAACTTATAGGTTACCACGAAACGGGTTCAAACCTGATCAATTACCTAAAACAAGTTGATGAAGGTTTTGCATTATACAAAAAACTCGGAATGCATTCGGTTAAAATTGGACACGTAGGCTCTAAACTGAACATGAAAGAAAATCACTTCGGACAATTTGGAGTGAACTATTTCAGATATATTTTAGAAAAAGCAGCGCAGTATGATTTAGCCGTTTTATATCATGAATCCATAAAAGATACCGGAGAACGCAGAACATTCCCGAATATGGTTTCAAGAGAAGCCGCAAGAGGTCAGGAATATAACGCTTGGAGCGAAGGGAATCCGCCAAACCACTTAACGATTATTCCGTTTACAAGATTACTTTCAGGACCAATGGATTTCACACCGGGAATTTTTGACGTTGAGGTAAAACAAGGATATCCGGGAAAAAGAGTACACGGAACAGCAGCACAACAATTAGCATTGTATGTAACGATTTATGCGCCAATTCAGATGATGGCCGATCTTCCAGAAAATTACGAAGGAAAACCAGCATTACAATTTTTGAAAGATGTTCCAACAGATTGGGAAGACACAAAAGTATTAGAAGGGAAAATTGGGGAATATATCACCACAGCCCGAAAAGACAGAAATAGTGCCGATTGGTATTTGGGAACTATCACCAATGAAAATGCAAGAGACGTAAATGTTTCATTGTCTTTCTTAGACCCAAATGCAACTTACGAAGCGCAGATTTATGCTGATGCAGAAGGAACGGATGAAACACATAATCCGGCCGAAATTGCCATTTCTAAGAAAACAGTTAAAGCTTCAGATGTATTAAAATTACATTTAGGCGGCGCTGGTGGAACAGCAATTCGTTTCAAAAAACTATAA